One stretch of Fibrobacter sp. UWR4 DNA includes these proteins:
- a CDS encoding GH116 family glycosyl hydrolase, which translates to MSTKEYLAGAKMAGSVQKLMTPGLAVEFIQPWYTPLSTTPSTTGIAVGGIGSTFTATPAGTTPVMNVMPGVQVRTEKASDLRFNNFFFREAVISDKAQLAIFNFAAFTTYLGKFALVDAKGNALFTETDQKKAESKLNKLVSDKEFLKNNMAAFERWHIQWSDRTAALLAKKGAKTEEVNRAVLIDFFDGVVGEKIARQGALTAAWADDKTFLGQDGYDAAKMQYTALYPVSETKYEGKGVQITKTQSSYVTPGDERLSSLPVNATVFTLENTTKETREMTIVQVQDSLCGYYARKDRQGVQDSSFVLVPMAKNPKAVAFGMEAADGREVRGIEFYNEEQQPASDFNGCMGISVAWNKKDNLNVSVKPMFYQDDAAATVKAALQSGRVNNTFVKNVYSGRETIAGAIAVTVVLKPKQKVSFQFNTVLDFPEIKLVKLTSQKKYTAFYPEAYGRVVAILDEALAADKTFDARLKAFEALVPKAKVAKIYKAANKQVEFKSLAINTLSFLAEATVWDKDDRFLVRECADYPFFNSLDVYFYGSFSLLALMPRLDGVVMKRFGDAILAVNENRRRHHEYVNLPFADLPDPKLEGPRAVRGAVIHDLGSPFDAEPDAYDWHNVKEWKDLAPKYVLMVLRHFHKTKDMQCLADCKEAVYAAMEYLEKMVNEGENFPLTHGTDDTFDNLSSHGISVYCGSLWIAGLRAAAKIAELLGDKEQAAKWNEKSTLANKEFDEALWDENEGYYHFFVTPMELKDVNVEKYAKLREAVKESVELPECPKAGVAAINAWLNSGEIPSDVELSKSELRGLKKAWLTAQCKEAFTASWEKKIANDCDDVFVDTLLADTYLRMLDLKPICDASKAKKNLLKVFNTNYKANSPLIGAANLVHKDGSPLDEFNFQAHDVWIGIQYSVMTACMMHGLVKEAADLGDSMTRNLYDEAKVPFAAPEGFNGSCRLHAAALVANFGLSQAAADKMHKALLAKGALLADSRISPKLPRNVAAFTKAYGAIAKDAKVDAEKLFTLMHSTALKYTAGKYFRPGMVFALLYK; encoded by the coding sequence ATGAGCACTAAAGAATACCTTGCCGGCGCCAAGATGGCCGGTTCCGTCCAGAAGCTTATGACCCCGGGTCTTGCCGTGGAATTCATCCAGCCCTGGTACACCCCGCTTTCTACCACTCCGTCTACCACCGGTATCGCAGTGGGCGGCATTGGTTCTACCTTTACTGCAACTCCCGCAGGCACCACTCCCGTCATGAACGTAATGCCCGGTGTGCAGGTTCGTACCGAAAAGGCTTCCGATCTTCGCTTCAACAACTTCTTCTTCCGTGAAGCAGTGATTAGCGACAAGGCTCAGCTCGCGATATTCAACTTCGCAGCATTCACCACCTATCTGGGCAAGTTCGCCCTGGTGGACGCAAAGGGTAACGCACTCTTCACCGAAACGGATCAGAAGAAGGCTGAATCCAAGCTGAACAAGCTTGTTTCCGATAAGGAATTCCTGAAGAACAACATGGCCGCTTTCGAACGCTGGCATATCCAGTGGAGCGATCGCACCGCAGCTCTCCTCGCAAAGAAAGGCGCAAAGACCGAAGAAGTGAACCGTGCCGTTCTCATCGACTTCTTTGACGGTGTGGTTGGCGAAAAGATCGCTCGTCAGGGCGCCTTGACCGCTGCATGGGCAGACGACAAGACTTTCCTGGGTCAGGATGGTTACGATGCTGCTAAGATGCAGTACACCGCCCTCTACCCTGTTAGCGAAACCAAGTACGAAGGCAAGGGCGTTCAGATTACAAAGACCCAGTCCAGCTACGTGACTCCGGGTGACGAACGTCTCTCCAGCCTGCCGGTAAACGCAACTGTATTCACCTTGGAAAACACCACCAAGGAAACTCGCGAAATGACCATCGTCCAGGTTCAGGACAGTCTCTGCGGCTACTACGCCCGCAAGGACCGTCAGGGCGTGCAGGACTCCAGCTTCGTTCTGGTTCCCATGGCCAAGAACCCGAAGGCTGTTGCATTCGGCATGGAAGCAGCAGACGGACGTGAAGTCCGCGGTATCGAATTCTACAACGAAGAACAGCAGCCCGCATCTGACTTTAACGGCTGCATGGGCATTTCCGTTGCATGGAACAAGAAGGACAACCTGAATGTTTCCGTGAAGCCCATGTTCTACCAGGACGACGCCGCAGCTACCGTGAAGGCAGCCCTCCAGAGCGGTCGCGTCAACAACACCTTTGTGAAGAACGTTTACAGCGGCCGCGAAACCATCGCCGGCGCCATCGCAGTGACCGTGGTTCTCAAGCCCAAGCAGAAGGTTTCCTTCCAGTTCAACACCGTGCTGGACTTCCCGGAAATCAAGCTGGTAAAGCTCACCAGCCAGAAGAAGTACACCGCTTTCTATCCGGAAGCATACGGTCGCGTAGTCGCTATTCTTGACGAAGCTCTCGCTGCAGACAAGACTTTTGACGCACGCCTCAAGGCATTCGAAGCTCTGGTTCCCAAGGCCAAGGTTGCAAAGATCTACAAGGCCGCAAACAAGCAGGTCGAATTCAAGAGCCTCGCCATCAACACCTTGAGCTTCCTGGCCGAAGCTACCGTCTGGGACAAGGACGACCGCTTCCTGGTTCGCGAATGCGCAGACTATCCCTTCTTCAACTCTCTGGACGTTTACTTCTACGGCAGCTTCAGCCTGCTGGCTCTCATGCCCCGCCTGGACGGCGTTGTGATGAAGCGCTTTGGCGATGCAATCCTCGCCGTTAACGAAAACCGTCGTCGTCACCACGAATACGTGAACCTGCCCTTTGCAGATCTTCCGGATCCTAAGCTGGAAGGCCCCCGCGCTGTTCGCGGCGCCGTGATTCATGACCTGGGTAGCCCCTTCGATGCAGAACCGGATGCCTACGACTGGCACAACGTGAAGGAATGGAAGGATCTCGCTCCCAAGTACGTTCTGATGGTGCTCCGTCACTTCCACAAAACCAAGGACATGCAGTGCCTGGCTGATTGCAAGGAAGCTGTCTACGCAGCCATGGAATATCTTGAAAAGATGGTGAATGAAGGCGAAAACTTCCCGCTGACTCACGGTACCGACGACACCTTCGACAACCTGAGCTCTCACGGTATTTCCGTTTACTGCGGTTCTCTCTGGATTGCAGGTCTCCGCGCAGCAGCTAAGATTGCAGAACTCCTGGGCGACAAGGAACAGGCTGCCAAGTGGAACGAAAAATCCACCCTCGCAAACAAGGAATTCGACGAAGCCCTCTGGGACGAAAATGAAGGTTACTACCACTTCTTCGTTACCCCCATGGAACTGAAGGATGTAAACGTTGAAAAGTACGCAAAGCTCCGCGAAGCCGTGAAGGAATCTGTTGAACTTCCGGAATGCCCGAAGGCTGGCGTTGCAGCAATCAACGCTTGGCTCAACTCTGGCGAAATTCCCTCTGACGTTGAACTTTCCAAGTCTGAACTCCGCGGCCTCAAGAAGGCATGGCTCACCGCCCAGTGCAAGGAAGCCTTCACCGCTTCCTGGGAAAAGAAGATTGCTAACGACTGCGACGACGTGTTCGTTGACACACTCCTCGCCGACACTTACCTCCGCATGCTGGACCTGAAGCCCATCTGCGATGCTTCCAAGGCCAAGAAGAACCTGCTGAAGGTCTTCAACACCAACTACAAGGCCAACAGCCCGCTGATCGGCGCCGCAAACCTGGTTCACAAGGATGGCAGCCCGCTGGATGAATTCAACTTCCAGGCTCACGACGTTTGGATTGGCATTCAGTACAGCGTCATGACCGCTTGCATGATGCACGGACTCGTGAAGGAAGCTGCTGATCTGGGCGACTCCATGACCCGTAACCTCTACGATGAAGCTAAGGTTCCGTTTGCTGCACCGGAAGGCTTTAACGGTTCTTGCCGCCTGCACGCTGCCGCTCTCGTGGCAAACTTCGGTTTGTCTCAGGCCGCTGCAGACAAGATGCACAAGGCACTCCTCGCCAAGGGCGCACTCCTTGCTGATTCCCGCATTAGCCCGAAGCTGCCCCGCAACGTGGCCGCCTTCACCAAGGCATACGGCGCTATCGCTAAGGATGCAAAGGTTGACGCCGAAAAGTTGTTCACCCTCATGCACAGCACCGCTCTGAAGTACACCGCTGGTAAGTACTTCCGTCCTGGCATGGTGTTCGCTCTGCTCTATAAATAA
- a CDS encoding TIGR02147 family protein, whose amino-acid sequence MFARNKINVYDYLDYRVFLRDFYELEKSLDPSFSYRVFASAVDIDASLLLKILQSKRHLSESSVESIIAFFNFKEGKSEYFREMVAYSKAKTPENIRKHFEALQKMRPSRCRMLDEARYRYFQQWFYPVIRSALDVYEYYGEQDAAPLGNSCIPRLTANQVTTAVDALLQLGLAEIRSDGRIVPSETHVRTQDHWLSASISEYQKSVTELARQSIENIPKESRDISTLTMALDSSKIEQIRTILAEARKSIVNVVNSMPAEQCDSVFQLNFQMFPMMKKDEP is encoded by the coding sequence ATGTTTGCTAGAAATAAAATAAATGTATATGATTACTTGGATTACCGCGTCTTTTTGCGGGATTTCTACGAATTGGAAAAGTCTCTGGATCCGTCTTTCAGCTATCGCGTGTTTGCTTCTGCTGTGGACATTGACGCTAGCCTTTTGCTGAAAATTTTACAGTCTAAAAGACATCTGTCCGAAAGTTCCGTGGAGTCCATCATTGCCTTTTTTAATTTCAAGGAAGGCAAGTCCGAGTACTTTAGGGAGATGGTTGCCTACAGCAAGGCGAAAACACCGGAAAATATCCGAAAGCATTTCGAGGCGTTGCAGAAAATGCGACCTTCTCGCTGCCGTATGCTAGACGAAGCCCGCTATCGCTATTTCCAGCAGTGGTTTTACCCGGTAATCCGTTCCGCCCTGGATGTTTATGAATATTATGGTGAACAGGATGCAGCCCCATTAGGGAATTCCTGCATTCCCAGGCTTACCGCCAATCAGGTGACAACTGCTGTGGACGCTCTTCTCCAGCTAGGTCTTGCAGAAATTCGCTCTGATGGTCGCATCGTTCCTTCTGAAACTCATGTACGTACTCAGGATCACTGGCTTAGCGCATCCATCAGTGAATATCAGAAAAGCGTGACGGAACTTGCCCGACAGTCCATCGAAAATATTCCCAAGGAAAGTCGGGATATCAGTACCTTGACAATGGCCCTGGATTCTTCCAAAATCGAACAGATTCGAACCATTCTGGCGGAAGCTCGCAAGTCCATCGTAAATGTGGTCAATTCCATGCCGGCTGAACAATGCGATAGTGTTTTTCAACTAAATTTCCAGATGTTCCCCATGATGAAGAAGGATGAACCATGA
- a CDS encoding glycosyl hydrolase gives MITMKIVLSFGLAAAVTASAVQYEAESATLGGTAKAVSSAGASGTGYADLQEGSITFANVQAEKAGKYSVKIHYKAGDYKANYIVVNGATSGSVDFNAAANWTDVEAVVTLKAGTNSIAIEKYWGWISVDYIDVSPYQSAAFDISADPITPNATASAKKLYSFLRENFGKKTISGIMTGDMSGYTKGADFRTHEDPKDIFTRSGKYPALVGVDFLFATGPKASESWYTEYTEKGISLAKDLWERGGIPAFTWHWKDPLDQKDAFYIQSAAGSNEYTDFDFSTGFKPGTTEWNTESAAYKGIIDDIDHIADYFLELQEAGVAGIFRPLHEAGGKWFWWSINSGDQFAALYRLVFDRMVKVKGVRNMIWVYNPENSTVTSWDPGSEYYDILSIDIYNKANDNSSNAGAFEKFKTASGAKKIIALSENGPIPDVNNMHADEAVWSWWMPWYGSWSGTWPGETSNALWKSNMADERIITLEDMPGWGTYTPSTGDSPLRLTKDLEFNGSSQITGVYNLKGHYMGTESSMSKLPQGRYIVRSQKDGKTNSSLYIKK, from the coding sequence ATGATTACAATGAAAATCGTTCTTTCTTTTGGATTGGCAGCAGCAGTTACAGCAAGTGCCGTTCAATACGAAGCGGAATCTGCCACCCTGGGCGGTACCGCAAAGGCAGTCTCCAGCGCAGGTGCATCGGGTACAGGCTACGCTGACCTGCAGGAAGGTTCCATCACTTTCGCCAATGTCCAGGCAGAAAAAGCCGGAAAATACAGCGTCAAGATCCACTACAAGGCCGGTGATTACAAGGCTAACTATATTGTGGTAAACGGAGCCACTTCCGGATCCGTGGATTTTAACGCAGCCGCCAATTGGACAGACGTAGAAGCCGTCGTCACCTTGAAGGCAGGAACCAATTCAATTGCCATTGAAAAGTATTGGGGATGGATTAGCGTGGATTACATAGATGTATCTCCCTACCAGAGCGCCGCTTTTGACATTAGTGCAGATCCTATAACGCCTAATGCAACAGCAAGCGCCAAGAAGTTGTACAGTTTCCTTCGCGAGAACTTCGGCAAGAAAACGATTAGCGGCATCATGACTGGCGACATGTCCGGTTACACCAAAGGCGCTGATTTCCGAACTCACGAAGACCCCAAGGACATTTTCACCCGTAGCGGCAAGTATCCTGCATTGGTGGGAGTAGACTTCCTGTTTGCAACAGGCCCCAAGGCTTCCGAATCCTGGTATACGGAATACACTGAAAAGGGCATTTCACTCGCAAAGGACTTGTGGGAACGCGGTGGTATTCCGGCCTTCACTTGGCACTGGAAGGACCCTCTGGACCAGAAGGATGCTTTCTACATCCAGAGCGCAGCAGGCTCTAACGAATATACCGATTTCGACTTTTCCACAGGCTTTAAGCCCGGTACAACCGAATGGAATACCGAAAGTGCAGCCTATAAGGGAATCATCGACGATATCGATCATATTGCCGATTACTTCCTGGAATTGCAGGAAGCTGGCGTCGCAGGCATTTTCCGCCCCCTTCACGAAGCTGGCGGTAAGTGGTTCTGGTGGAGCATCAACAGCGGAGATCAGTTCGCCGCTCTCTACCGCCTGGTATTTGACCGCATGGTAAAGGTCAAGGGCGTTCGCAACATGATCTGGGTATACAATCCCGAAAACAGCACCGTCACCAGCTGGGATCCGGGTAGCGAATACTACGACATTCTTTCTATTGACATCTACAACAAAGCCAACGACAACTCCAGCAACGCAGGCGCCTTTGAAAAGTTCAAGACCGCAAGCGGCGCCAAGAAGATTATTGCCCTCTCCGAAAACGGCCCCATCCCCGACGTGAACAACATGCACGCCGACGAAGCCGTATGGAGTTGGTGGATGCCCTGGTACGGTTCCTGGAGCGGGACCTGGCCTGGGGAAACATCCAATGCCCTCTGGAAGAGCAACATGGCTGATGAAAGAATCATCACCTTGGAAGATATGCCCGGCTGGGGAACTTACACCCCCAGCACCGGAGATTCTCCCCTGCGCTTGACCAAGGACCTTGAATTTAACGGATCTTCTCAAATTACGGGCGTTTACAACCTGAAAGGCCATTACATGGGAACCGAAAGTTCCATGAGCAAGTTGCCCCAGGGACGTTACATCGTCCGTAGTCAAAAGGATGGCAAAACCAATAGTTCTCTCTACATAAAGAAGTAA